GGCCTCTATAGCAATCTCAAACTGCCTAGAATTTACGGCATTTAATGGTATGCCACACTCATAAAAGAACCTGGCCCACTCCAAGTTGACagcatctctttcttcttttgtcCTCATGCTAGCTTGGATACTGATCTGAGAAGGACCCTTTGAATGTCTTTCTTCCACAACCTCTTTTGGAGTTCTCCTAAGCATTGAACCGACAGACTTGTGTTGGGCTCTTTTGGTGCACTGAACTTCAAAAAGGTAGATTGTTTCCTTTTGGCAGCTGTCCCTGAACTAGGATGCACAATGCTTCTAGAAGCATCTTGGGACTCCTCTGTCACATCAAGcacatcatcatcttctccttAAAACcctccatcatcatcaagtaGAAGTGGTCTCTTCTTGCCCTTCAAAGCAGCTTGCATCTCCTGAGCAATAGCTGGTGTGGTTTTGCCACACTTCAGAATATCTCCATAACCACCCACAAGATGCTCCTTGAGCCTTATAATTCCTCCAGTTACAGTTCTATCACACAAACAACACTGCAAGAGATCTCTATTACCAATAGTCGGCCAAAATGCATATTTCCATCCAGGATCATTTGACCTTCCCGGCTTCCGCTTTGGATCagtctttggatcataatttgatGCGGCGTCCGAGGCCTCCGCACTTCTAGTCCCTTGAGTAGCCATGTTCTGAAAAAAAAGTGACAACAACTAAGAATCAGTTGGCATTGGCACTCAGCATTTCAGCAACTAGAGCAATATGCCAATATGCAATGCAACATCAAGAGGCTAGAGCAGTCGGCACTTAGCACTTTAACTTTGAATAATATAAATACTGCAATATACATAGTTTGATTTTCAATGTTCTGTTTGTGACTGATCTATATCTCTATGAAGGTATTTAACTCTTGAATCTTGATTGTTTTTTCCTAATTACATTGGTATTTGAATGCACTTGTAGTCTTGACTGTACAGAATATTAGTTTTCCACTTTTCCCTTTGCACTTCAGTAGTTCAGTCTTCACAAGAGCATGAGTGGCCTGAGCCGTGAGCCCTGAGCTGATAGCAGTGCGGACTGCGGACCAGAGGGGCGACGGGCTACTGGCCTACTGCATTCAGCATGAGCAGAGAGGGATGCGGCCGTGCGGAGCGACATACCAGGGAGGAGCAGCCGTGAGCCCTGAGCTGGTCTGGAGTCTAGACTTTCTCCTTCAGCGATGGGCGGCCGGAAGCGGAGGATTTCTGGGCGGAGGGCGGAGGGGCACGAACGGCTACCGAGCAGAGGGCGCGGAGGACGTCCAGGCGGAGGGCGTCCGAGCATAGGGGTGCGGATGGCTTTCGAGAAGAGGGACGCGGACGGCGGAGGTGGATGCGTCGGCGGAGGTGGATGCGGAGGTGGAAGCGGAGTCGGCGGAGGTGGATGCGCCGGCAGAGGTGGAGGCGGCGCCGCAGCGGAGGTGGAGGCAGCGGATGTGCAGTGGGCCGATGGAGCGCGATGTGCATCAGAGGTCTGAGTCTGGACTCTTCTAATCCCCTCCTTTGGAACTTAAGGCGCTCGCCACATGACACCGGACACCAAATCACGCCATAGCGACGCCATATCAACGCCATTCCGATGTGACGGACGCTGCCAGCGATGTGGCGTCGCTGTGGCGAGGCCCAAAATACCGTCACGTCGCCATAACGATGATATGGTGATGATATGGCAACGCCATGATAACCTTTGACCACATACCAAGAATTTAAGGACAACAAGCAAAGCGGTTGCAATCAAGAAAATCGTTGATCAAGACGATCTGGTTCAGTGGCAGTTCCACCCGCTGGCGGGTAATCCTACGACGACGGTGATGGAGAATTGGCTTGGTCCTCCAACATCATTGGGATGTATGTAATAAAACTGcctcaaaatctaatttttcatAAACAAATTTGATTAGCTAGTGCCATAGACCCCTAGTAACAAAATAGAATGCCAAAGCCACTGTATtacttgaaaaaaattgaatataATCACAATGTTGTTCTCATTACGTCGCACTAATCATGAACCCATCTGAAAGGAATAAGCTTGAAGCATTgtgatagtatttttttaaaaagaaaatgtgGATCTAGTTGCAACTATATGCATAGACGTCGAAGCACAAATTACAAAATGGTCATAGAACAAGCATACCTTGTTATTACAGAACTCAACCATCTGCAAGCTTTCTTCAACATGTGCTGTTGGGAAGCTCATGCCTTACAGAGAGGACgaacaaaaataaatcagcaaCATATTTTGTATAAGCTCTGACAAGACTAAAAAAACTAAGCCAAGAGAATAATTATAACTTTACTAACCACAATCCTTATATGATTGAAATAGTCGGGCCTTCTTCCTTCTGTCATCGCAGATGCTTTTGTGATGACATCATTAAGGGGCTTAAAGAAGTCCTGTGCATCAGATACTAATGCAGGTACACACACACAAAGCTCACTGATGTAACAAGAAGCAATATAATGTATTGTTTTGATCCACCAATGCCTACATAACTTGTATAACATGTACACAAATAATCATACAATACACTGGTGCTAGTGAAACCGCTCCAACAGAATGGTCTTAATTAGCAAGCACACTATGTATTGATTAAAAAAATCCGAAATTTCCTAAATGTGCCTCCACATCTCAGCTCAATGATCCATTCCCCTGCAATTTCACTTATCGGATTGTCAAACACCCCGATATCTACTAAAGAGAAGCTCCAGAAGGCGCTGGAGGTCGCCCTCCCGACCGTAGAGCTCACCAGAGCTGAGGGAAGAGGTCGGCGGACGCGCGGAGGAACACAGCCGAACCGTCCCGTCCTCCGGCGTTAGGCGGAGCGCCTCGCGGTCGGAGGCGATTTCGTGGTACTTCTCCTATATCTTCTTGATCTTGGGGCCGAAAGAGCTCACGGCAAGTGCGACAGCAGGGTGCCGACCTCGCGGTCCATGGCGCGGATCTTGGCTAGCTCGGTGCCGCTGCAGTCATCGGTGCCCAGGTCCTCGACGAGGGAGGCGCGCAGGGCTTCGAACCGCACCTTCCCGAGGATGTCCTTGACGTCGCACTCAACGCCGCGGAGCTCGCGGAGCCAGAGGTCGGCGGACTCGCTCGCTTGGCCGGCTGCGAGGCGCTCGGCGTCTTGGAGCGTGTCACGCACTACAACTTGGCGTCAAGGCGGCGGAGCTGGTCCTCATCGACGCTGGCGCACGGCTCGGAGGCCGGGCCGAGGGGCGCGAGGGTGGACTTGGCGAGCCGCTTGGCGGCGAAGAAGGAATCCAGGGAGGCCTGTAGGTTGGCGACGAAGACGCGCTTTTCTGGCGcagggaggaagggaggaggtgACAGCCATGGTGACCGGGGTAGGCGGCGcggggaggaagggaggaggaggcggccgtgTTGGCCAGGGGGGATGCTCTGCGTTGGAAGGGGCGCGGGCGTGGGCGGCGGGGACGGATCTGAGAGATCCCCGTGCGGGATTCGTGGGTGGGCCGTTGATGTCCGGTTCTCGTAGGTTTTTTGTATGATTTTCcgattttttattagatagaacGGGGAGGGAACGTGATATTCTAACAACTcactttatatagtagagactGTTGTCTATATAGTTCTTGATCAAACTAATCATATATGGAAATTGAGGAAGGTTATAAATCTTGAAGTTTCATCAGTACATCTAAGAGATTAGTACGCATCGGCAATGACTAATGCATTGCACGAGATGGGCTAAATCTGATCTAGAGCCGGCAACCGGGCGAGCCGGGTTATGTCTCCGTGGGTTTTACACCAGGTGTGGACAGGACGGAGTTGGGCTTTTACCTAGGGGGTCACGGGTCGAGGCTACGATTTCGGGCTGGGTCAGAAGCGAGGGCCGATTTTCGCCCGTGAGCCCTTGATGGGCACCTGATTCCCGGCTGTCATCCCACGCCTACTGTCATCGTCTACACGCACATGCCTGTCACCGTCATCTGCCCCGTGCCAGCTGGCCTCCCAGCCGTCGCAGCTCACGCCCGTGCCCGCCTAACGCTGATCACCCTGCATCCGTTCGCGCTCGCAATCGTCCGCCCACCTCCCACCCGTCGTCAGCCGCCCCTCGCCCACCCGCTTCCGGGTACCCCGATCTACCTATGGCCGTCGCCTTCGCCCACGCCCACGCCTGCCTCTTGGCCGCCCTGCGTCCTCCGCCGCTCGCCTCCCATCCACCGCCGCCGTGCCCGCCTTAGCTCCTGGCCACCGCCGCATCCCCGCAGGTTCCCGCCAGATTTAGGGTTGGAAACGTATGTACACCCGTTAGGTGAATCAGATTTGGATCAGGTTTTTCGATTCGGTTTTGAATCGAATGCGTTCTGGTTACACCAGTCCCCACTCAATCTGTTGTCCGGCCTAATTTTGATCTGCGTGCAGGGTATATGGATACAGAGATCGGCGCATACGTCAGTGTACTTAGTGTACAGCCCACTGATGTACTTAGTGCCGCACCACTAGTGCAATATGTATCAGCTTGAGCATATGGAACAACTAACCAAAGTTAGTAGATGCTAACAAACCAATCATACATGAAATTCGTCAGTATACCTAGCTGGATAGCTAACGATCACGGAGGCGATAACATATCATACCATACCATCTCCGGTGTGGAGGCCTTGTCAATCACCTGCAATAATAAAATCTGAACATGACCGAGGTTATATATACTAATAATGCACATAAACCGAAGCTAGCTGACACTCTAAATTCTCAGAGCAATCCCTTTGCAATGAGGTTTCTTCACCGCTTCAATCTCCCTGCGAGGAAGCACTGCAGCAGCAGATGTTTCATCCCTCTCATCTCTCTCCTCCTGCTCGTCGCTGTTCTTGCAGCTTCCAACGTGCGCTTCACGTTCCCGGACCGGCGCGTTCCATTCCCTCGGCCGTTTTCTTTCCACACGCGGCGAGGCGAGGCCTGCGATATATTCAGGGGCGAGTGGGTGCCGGACCCGGACGCGCCCTACTACACCAACGACACCTGCTCCGTGATCCACGAGCACTACGACTGCATAAGGTACGGCAAGCCGGACCTCGGTTTCGTCAAGTGGCGGTGGCGGCCCGACGGCTGCGACCTGCCCCGCCTCGACCCGGCGCGCTTCCTCGCCGTGATGAGGGGCAAGTCCATGGCCTTTGTCGGAGACTCGCTAGCCAGGAACCACATAGAGTCTCTCATCTGCCTCTTGACCAGGGTGAGCAGATGAGCATTCCCCGTCCAACGTCCCATGTTGATCCGAGCCGTCCATGCCTTAAGCAGACGGTCCGAAATGATCCGGTATGCGTGCGTGCAGGTCGCGGAGCCTACGCCGAGCTGGCCAAGCAACAAGCACACGGTGTTCTATTATGGCGAGTACAATTTCACCGTGGCCAACTTCTGGGCGCCGTACCTGGTCCGGCATGAGCAGATCGACGACGACGGGCCGGCGCACACGGGCCTCTGGAACCTCTACCTCGACGAGCCGGACGCCGTGTGGTTGGCGCACGTCGCGGAGTTCGACTACGTCGTCGTGTCGGCGTCCAGCTGGTTCTACCGGCCGTCCATGCTGTACGAGGACGGCCGGCTCGTGGGCTGCCACTACTGCCTCCTCCCCAACGTCACCGACCTCACGCTGCGGTACGCGCTGCGCATGGCCACCCGCGCCGCGCTCCGCGCCTTGGGCGGCGCCGACGGCCGGTTCCGCGGCACGGCCGTGCTGCGCACCGTGTCGCCGTCGCAGTACGAGGGCGGGGAGTGGAACAAGGACGGCAACTGCGTCCGGACGATGCCGTATCAGCGCGGCGAGAAGAGGATCGAGGGCTTCGAGCTCGATTTCCACACGCTACAGGTTCTTGCTTCGATCCtttgattcttttttttggggggggggggggggcactaaGCTCCCCATGCAAAGAAGCGCGTAAGCTAGTAGCACGGTGTTTAATTTtggcgtgcgcgcgcgcgcagctGGAGGAGttcgcggcggcggagagggcgGCGAGGGACGCCGGCGGCTTGGTGAGGATGATGCTGATGGACACGACGGAGGCGATGATACTGCGGGCGGACGCGCACCCGAGCAAGTACAGGGGCTGGACGCCGGAGAAGCACTTCACCTTGTACAACGACTGCGTGCACTGGTGCCTGCCCGGCGCCGTCGATACCTGGAACGACATGCTGCTCCATATGTTAACGTCTAAATCGAACGATGGATAAGAGTTTCGATCGTGCGTGAATGCAACACAGTTGCAATGAACCCATTTTTAGCAGTCGTGTTTCTTTTTTAGATGG
The sequence above is drawn from the Phragmites australis chromosome 10, lpPhrAust1.1, whole genome shotgun sequence genome and encodes:
- the LOC133930461 gene encoding protein trichome birefringence-like 19: MRFLHRFNLPARKHCSSRCFIPLISLLLLVAVLAASNVRFTFPDRRVPFPRPFSFHTRRGEACDIFRGEWVPDPDAPYYTNDTCSVIHEHYDCIRYGKPDLGFVKWRWRPDGCDLPRLDPARFLAVMRGKSMAFVGDSLARNHIESLICLLTRVAEPTPSWPSNKHTVFYYGEYNFTVANFWAPYLVRHEQIDDDGPAHTGLWNLYLDEPDAVWLAHVAEFDYVVVSASSWFYRPSMLYEDGRLVGCHYCLLPNVTDLTLRYALRMATRAALRALGGADGRFRGTAVLRTVSPSQYEGGEWNKDGNCVRTMPYQRGEKRIEGFELDFHTLQLEEFAAAERAARDAGGLVRMMLMDTTEAMILRADAHPSKYRGWTPEKHFTLYNDCVHWCLPGAVDTWNDMLLHMLTSKSNDG